CGATTACAATGTGTTTTTATTAAATGAGTTGGTAGAAGCCAATTTGATTGAAGACGAATTGGAACAACTAGAGGAAGAATACGAAACCCTCAACAATATTGAAGGCATTAAGGAAAGGCTTGGCGAGGCATACCAATTATTGAGCGAGGATGAAATTGGTCTGCTTTCATCGTTAACCACTTTAAAAAACACCTTTCAAAAACTATCTGGGTATTCATCAAAATATGAAGAATTGTTCAATCGTGCCAACAGCAGCTTAATTGAAATGGACGATCTTTTTGGCGAAGTGAACAATTTACAGGAAGCCATGGATGCCGATCCACAGCGCTTAGAGGTTGTTGATGCCAAATTAAAACTTTTGCACAATTTGATGCAGAAACATACTGCGGCAAATGTTTCAGAATTGATAGCCATTAAAAATGAGTTGGAAGACAAAGTATCGGTTACAGAAAATTTAGATGGCAATATTGAAAAAAAGGAAGCCGAAATTGCAACAAAGGCCAACCAATTGGATGCCATTGCTGAAGACATTCATAAAAAACGTACGGAAGTTATTCCGAAGTTAATAAAACAATTGGAGAGCATTTTGGCCAGCTTGGGTATGCCCAACGCCCAGTTTAAAATAGAGGCTGGTTTGGGTACCACATTTTTATCTAATGGAAAGGACGAGTTGTCATTTCTGTTTTCAGCTAATAAAGGCGGTAGTTTTAATGAGCTAAAAAAAGCGGCTTCAGGTGGAGAGCTTTCCAGGATTATGCTGGCTATAAAATCGGTTTTGGCAAAATACATTCAACTACCAACCATTATGTTCGATGAAATTGATACAGGCGTTTCTGGTGAAATTTCAAATAAAATGGGAGATATCATGCTCGAAATGAGTAAAACCATGCAAGTGTTCTCTATCACGCATTTGCCTCAAATTGCTGCAAAAGGGCATTCGCATTATAAAGTGTTTAAAGAAGATGTTAACGAGGTTACCCAAACCAATTTAATAAAGCTTAACCATGATGAGCGTATCGTTGAAATAGCGCAAATGCTAGGCGGAAAAGATATATCGTCTTCGGCTATTGCACATGCTAAGGAACTGCTTAATTAAAACTTTGCTATATTTAAAACATAAATAAATACTATCTTTACCCACTCAATATTCATAAAACTAATCAACATATAAAACACTACGCATGTATAATTTATTAAAAGGAAAAAGAGGAATCATTTTTGGGGCTTTAGATTCTAATTCTATCGCTTGGAAAACCGCAGAGCGCGTGCATGAAGAAGGCGGAACGTTTGTTTTGACTAATGCACCTGTTGCCATGCGCATGGGACAAATTAATGAATTGGCCGAAAAAACAGGTTCCGAGATTATTCCTGCTGATGCCACTTCTTTGGAGGATTTGGAGAATTTAATCGAAAAATCTATGGAAATTTTGGGTGGCAAAATCGATTTTGTTTTACACTCTATCGGGATGTCCATTAACGTTAGAAAAGGAAAACACTATACCGACCAAAATTATGATTGGACACAAAAGGGTACCGATGTTTCTGCAATGTCTTTCCACAAGGTTATGCAAACGTTGTATAAAAAAGATGCGATGAACGAGTGGGGGAGCATTGTAGCCTTAACTTATATGGCAGCGCAACGCGTGTTCCCAGATTATAACGATATGGCCGATAATAAAGCGTATTTGGAAAGTATTGCGCGTAGTTTTGGGTATTTCTTCGGAAGGGATAAAAACGTACGTGTTAATACCATTTCGCAATCACCAACACCAACAACAGCTGGTAGTGGTGTAAAAGGCTTTGACGGTTTTATTGCTTACGCCGATAAAATGTCGCCACTAGGCAATGCAACAGCTATGGATTGCGCCAACTATACCGTAACCCTGTTTAGCGATTTAACCAAACGCGTTACCTTACAAAATCTTTATAACGATGGTGGTTTTAGTAACATGGGGGTTAG
This genomic stretch from Flavobacteriaceae bacterium GSB9 harbors:
- the recN gene encoding DNA repair protein RecN, translated to MLTSLSIKNYALIDNLQIEFNDGFSIITGETGAGKSILLGGLSLILGKRADLSSLKDASEKCIIEAVFNISNYNLKTLFKEQDFDFEEQTIIRREILPSGKSRAFVNDSPVNLSGLQLLGERLIDIHSQHQTLELTSNEFQFQVIDALAKNESKLQQYKTEYKSYKKLKKELDELISSKAEAIKEHDYNVFLLNELVEANLIEDELEQLEEEYETLNNIEGIKERLGEAYQLLSEDEIGLLSSLTTLKNTFQKLSGYSSKYEELFNRANSSLIEMDDLFGEVNNLQEAMDADPQRLEVVDAKLKLLHNLMQKHTAANVSELIAIKNELEDKVSVTENLDGNIEKKEAEIATKANQLDAIAEDIHKKRTEVIPKLIKQLESILASLGMPNAQFKIEAGLGTTFLSNGKDELSFLFSANKGGSFNELKKAASGGELSRIMLAIKSVLAKYIQLPTIMFDEIDTGVSGEISNKMGDIMLEMSKTMQVFSITHLPQIAAKGHSHYKVFKEDVNEVTQTNLIKLNHDERIVEIAQMLGGKDISSSAIAHAKELLN
- a CDS encoding SDR family oxidoreductase; translation: MYNLLKGKRGIIFGALDSNSIAWKTAERVHEEGGTFVLTNAPVAMRMGQINELAEKTGSEIIPADATSLEDLENLIEKSMEILGGKIDFVLHSIGMSINVRKGKHYTDQNYDWTQKGTDVSAMSFHKVMQTLYKKDAMNEWGSIVALTYMAAQRVFPDYNDMADNKAYLESIARSFGYFFGRDKNVRVNTISQSPTPTTAGSGVKGFDGFIAYADKMSPLGNATAMDCANYTVTLFSDLTKRVTLQNLYNDGGFSNMGVSDAVMSTFMGEDE